One region of Oryza glaberrima chromosome 7, OglaRS2, whole genome shotgun sequence genomic DNA includes:
- the LOC127778512 gene encoding uncharacterized protein LOC127778512 isoform X2: MDGRRNGEHQPTRWPPGAGVEERDSASSSPASILLFALIGATATTAAFGQLRRTMSWFYTQLSRSEPYVYWEDIPRRPNRRGEAWGQYYQRMREKSEDQRERVERIRHMQDMFKKERSKCRDYRTRDGHNPSYYQNSRREEWYWDAESFYANQRTDFRSMPREAMGYTMSQHYSVLGLDRSRLEPFSDAEIKNAFRRKAMEYHPDQNQHNKEFAEAKFKEVMDSYEAIKLERQNGSL; this comes from the exons atggacggccGCCGCAACGGCGAGCACCAGCCGACCCGGTGGCCGCCGGGCGCGGGGGTGGAGGAGAGGGactctgcctcctcctcccccgcctccatcctcctcttcgccctcatcggcgccaccgccaccaccgccgcg TTTGGTCAGCTGCGCAGGACGATGAGCTGGTTCTACACGCAG CTTAGTAGGTCGGAGCCTTATGTGTACTGGGAAGACATACCACGTCGACCGAATCGGCGTGGTGAAGCCTGGGGCCAGTATTACCAGAGGATGCGCGAGAAGAGTGAGGATCAGAGGGAGAGAGTG GAACGCATAAGGCACATGCAAGATATGTTCAAGAAGGAGAGAAGTAAATGTCGGGATTACCGAACTCGGGATGGCCATAATCCAAGCTACTATCAGAATAGTCGAAGAGAGGAGTGGTACTGGGATGCAGAGTCATTTTATGCTAACCAAAGAACAGATTTCAGATCGATGCCCAGGGAAGCCATGGGTTACACTATGTCACAGCACTACTCTGTCTTGGGTCTTGACAG GTCAAGATTGGAGCCGTTCTCAGATGCTGAAATTAAG AATGCATTTAGGAGAAAAGCGATGGAGTATCATCCAGATCAAAACCAACATAACAAAG AGTTTGCTGAGGCAAAATTCAAAGAGGTCATGGATTCCTATGAAGCAATAAAATTAGAAAGGCAAAATGGAAGTTTATGA
- the LOC127778512 gene encoding uncharacterized protein LOC127778512 isoform X1 produces the protein MRTSGPLAATHARPETSTREATSERPTDPQFAARAHGGGGEPATSPSAAMDGRRNGEHQPTRWPPGAGVEERDSASSSPASILLFALIGATATTAAFGQLRRTMSWFYTQLSRSEPYVYWEDIPRRPNRRGEAWGQYYQRMREKSEDQRERVERIRHMQDMFKKERSKCRDYRTRDGHNPSYYQNSRREEWYWDAESFYANQRTDFRSMPREAMGYTMSQHYSVLGLDRSRLEPFSDAEIKQIFWESGCLAYFLYGVHSRMHLGEKRWSIIQIKTNITKSLLRQNSKRSWIPMKQ, from the exons ATGCGGACCTCGGGTCCACTTGCAGCCACACACGCACGCCCCGAAACGAGCACACGGGAAGCGACAAGCGAGCGACCGACCGATCCCCAattcgccgcgcgcgcgcacggcggcggcggcgagccggcgacctccccctccgccgccatggacggccGCCGCAACGGCGAGCACCAGCCGACCCGGTGGCCGCCGGGCGCGGGGGTGGAGGAGAGGGactctgcctcctcctcccccgcctccatcctcctcttcgccctcatcggcgccaccgccaccaccgccgcg TTTGGTCAGCTGCGCAGGACGATGAGCTGGTTCTACACGCAG CTTAGTAGGTCGGAGCCTTATGTGTACTGGGAAGACATACCACGTCGACCGAATCGGCGTGGTGAAGCCTGGGGCCAGTATTACCAGAGGATGCGCGAGAAGAGTGAGGATCAGAGGGAGAGAGTG GAACGCATAAGGCACATGCAAGATATGTTCAAGAAGGAGAGAAGTAAATGTCGGGATTACCGAACTCGGGATGGCCATAATCCAAGCTACTATCAGAATAGTCGAAGAGAGGAGTGGTACTGGGATGCAGAGTCATTTTATGCTAACCAAAGAACAGATTTCAGATCGATGCCCAGGGAAGCCATGGGTTACACTATGTCACAGCACTACTCTGTCTTGGGTCTTGACAG GTCAAGATTGGAGCCGTTCTCAGATGCTGAAATTAAG CAAATCTTTTGGGAATCTGGATGTCTTGCTTATTTTCTTTATGGCGTGCATTCCAGAATGCATTTAGGAGAAAAGCGATGGAGTATCATCCAGATCAAAACCAACATAACAAAG AGTTTGCTGAGGCAAAATTCAAAGAGGTCATGGATTCCTATGAAGCAATAA